From a region of the Fibrobacter sp. UWEL genome:
- a CDS encoding histidine phosphatase family protein, whose amino-acid sequence MMPSNVYMSASDFFQTVQPDEKVYFLVRHGERGHILPDDPDHGAFVGLTDKGRQQAFNLGKAIGPAKVTEPAEVCFFSSPVGRCMETSQNIARGMGVEASVTPCQPLAEFFVEHYDAYMETHKTGFYQGICRWLDGYASDPNYVDPAYYNLARGSNEMRKLMLDLGSARVNIFCSHDAWIVPCLAYFCGLKYTPQLWMNFLSGMALVVGPRGGRFVPVTGLEDGNLYF is encoded by the coding sequence ATGATGCCGTCGAACGTTTACATGAGTGCCTCTGACTTTTTCCAGACGGTGCAGCCGGATGAAAAGGTTTACTTCCTGGTCCGTCATGGTGAACGTGGCCATATCCTGCCCGACGATCCGGACCATGGGGCTTTCGTGGGCCTCACGGACAAGGGCCGCCAGCAGGCGTTCAATCTCGGCAAGGCCATTGGTCCGGCTAAGGTCACCGAGCCTGCCGAGGTGTGTTTCTTCAGCAGTCCCGTAGGCCGCTGCATGGAAACCTCCCAGAACATTGCCCGCGGGATGGGCGTGGAGGCTAGCGTCACTCCCTGTCAGCCTCTGGCAGAATTTTTCGTAGAGCATTACGATGCCTACATGGAAACTCACAAGACTGGCTTCTACCAGGGTATTTGTCGCTGGCTAGATGGCTACGCAAGCGATCCCAATTATGTTGACCCGGCTTACTACAATCTGGCGAGGGGTTCCAACGAAATGCGTAAGCTCATGCTGGACCTTGGTTCCGCACGGGTCAATATTTTCTGCTCCCACGACGCCTGGATCGTCCCCTGTCTGGCCTATTTCTGCGGCCTCAAGTACACTCCCCAGCTATGGATGAACTTCCTCTCCGGCATGGCCCTTGTAGTTGGCCCTAGGGGGGGACGTTTTGTGCCTGTCACCGGCCTGGAAGACGGCAACCTTTATTTCTAA